A genomic window from Solanum stenotomum isolate F172 chromosome 10, ASM1918654v1, whole genome shotgun sequence includes:
- the LOC125842814 gene encoding uncharacterized protein LOC125842814 → MGRFFPNELREAKSNGPAPSSASAPAPKNRGACRDISTSCFKCGQNGQFIRECRKNRQGSGNGRNRAQSSSVAPPDRVAPREATLGTDREANRLYAITSHEEQDNSPDIVIGMIKVFTFDVDALLDPGASLSFVTPYIAMRFDIIPEQLLAPFGVSTPVGLDPRPCPTGHEFPSWVTAMGQILG, encoded by the exons atggggcgtttctttcccaaTGAGCTGAGGGAGGCGAAG TCAaatggacctgctccatcatctgctagtgcacctgcaccaaagaaCAGAG gAGCATGTCGTGATATCTCCactagttgcttcaagtgtggtcaaaaTGGTCAATTCATAAGAGAGTGTCGTAAGAACAGGCAGGGTAGTGGTAATGGGAgaaatagagcccaatcttcttcagtggcTCCGCCAGACAGAGTTGCACCTAGAGAAGCTACTTTAGGGACAGACAGAGAAGCAAACCGTctatatgctatcactagtcacGAAGAGCAAGATAATTCACCTGATATTGTcattggtatgatcaaagttttTACTTTTGATGTAGATGCATTGCTTGATCCAGGtgcgagtctatcttttgttACTCCATATATTGCTATGAGGTTCGATATAATTCCTGAACAACTTCTTGCGCCCTTCGGTGTTtccacacctgttg GACTTGACCCACGACCCTGCCCCACGGGACATGAGTTCCCATCGTGGGTCACTGCCATGGGGCAGATTTTGGGGTAA